The genomic window TGTTTTAGGTTCATAAATATTATGTTTATTCAGAAGAACTTTGCCTTTGATCTTAGCTTCCGGAATTAGATCATTCATTCTGTTAAAACAGCGCAGCAGAGTAGATTTTCCGCAGCCGGAAGGTCCGATTAAGGCGGTAACTTTTCTATCGTAAATCGGTATGTTCACATCTTTCAGCACATGCTTTTCGCTGAACCAGAGATTCAAATCTTCGGTGCGAATATGAGCTGTAATTTGATTTTTGTTTTCGTTTACCATTTTCTCTTTTTCCTTATATTATATCGAATTATTATTGCTACAGTACTAACCAGTAAGACCAATGCCAGAAGTACAACTGCAGTTCCATAAGCTATTGGAACTTGTTTATCGGCATGAGCACCTTCCGTCATCAATGCATAAATATGATAGGGAAGAGCCATCACTTCATCCATTACGCTGGTGGGAAGGTGACGAGTATAAAAAGTAGCTGCAGTGAACAGGATCGGAGCAGTTTCTCCTGCTACGCGACCAATGCTGATGATTGCACCGGTTAATATATTGGGTAGTGCGGTTGGCAGTATGACCCTTAAAATTGTCTGTCTTTCTGTAGCTCCCAGAGCCAGAGATGCTTCTCTGAAATCATGAGGAACACTACGCAGAGCTTCTTCACTGGCGTTTATCATCACAGGAAGTGCCAGAATTGCCAAAGTAAGCGATCCTGCCAGCATCGATACATCCATCTGGAAAAGCTGCACGAATACTGCCATCCCAAATAAACCGTAAATAATGGAAGGAACACCAGCCAGAGTGTTTACTGCAATTCTAACCAGCTTTACGAACCAGGCCGGTTTTGCATAACTTACCATATAAATCGCTGTGAAAACGCCTAGCGGGAGTGCGATCAAAATTGAAAGAATCGTTAAATAGAAAGTTCCCATTATTGCCGGAAAAATTCCACCTTCGGTCATAAATCTGCGGGGAGATTCTGTAAGGAATGACCAGGTGACCACTTTCCCGCCTTTACTGAAAATAACATAAAGGAACATGATCAGGAAAATAGCTGTGATCGCAATAAAAAGACGAAGCGCATTTACACCTAAAAACTGTTTTAATTCTCTTTTGTTCATAAATAAACCTTCACTAAATCGTCATTCTGCCTGCCAAGCCGAAGCCGAGCAAAGGCTGGACGTTTCTTGCACGTTGTTGTTATTTCTTCGTGCCGCTTTGCCGGTACAGGTGGGAAGATTCTCGTCATCAAGGAATCCAGGTCAGTTTCCCTTTTATGTGTCGCTTTTGAAAGCAGAACGTCACTTTCCTCAGTTTTTTCTAGGGGGGAAGTCCCGAGGTCATCCTGAGTGATTCGGCTTCTGCCGAATTGTATCGAAGGATCGGGACAGAGGGGTTTTGTTAGTTCAATAATAAATGATTTAAATTTAATCGAACCCCCTCCCAGTGGAATATCCATAGGATTCCACGGGATAAATTTTATTCCCCCTTCTAAGGGGGACATTGCATAAGACTCTCCAAAAATAAATAATTTTTTATCGATCATCATGTCTGATTCCTTTTCTTTTGGAAAACAAACTCTGTTATCAGGTTTGTGATAAACGTAATAATAAATAATACTACTGCAATTCCAAACAGTGCATGAAAATGCGGACTGCCAAAAACAGTCTCGCCCATTTCGGCGGCAATTGTAGCTGTCATTGGTCGTACAGGATCGAACATGCTGGTTGGAATCTGAGCTGCGCCACCGGCAACCATGATTACTACCATTGTTTCTCCGATCGCTCTACCAAATCCTAAAATGATACTTCCCAAAACTCCTGAACGAGCTGCTGGAAGCACAACGCGCACTATAGTTTCCCAACGATTTGCACCCAAAGCAAGCGAGGCTTCTCTCAAACTTTTGGGTACCGTAGAAAGTGCATCTTCGCTCATGCTGGAAACTATCGGTACAACCATAATCCCCAGGATTATAGAAGCAGAAAGTGCATTCAAACCTGTGGGAATTCCAAAAACTTTTATTAAAAATGGTGATAGGAATGCCATTCCAAAAAGGCCATAAACCACAGAAGGAATTCCAGCCAGAAGTTCGATGATCGGTTTTATTATTTCTTTTGTTCTCGGACCGGCAATTTCTGAAATATAAATGGCAGAACCAAGACCGAGAGGTATGGAAATAACCAAAGCTCCGGCAGTTACAACCAGCGATCCCACAATCAGAGAAAGAATTCCAAAATCCGGCGGATACATGGTGGGATGCCATTTTGTGCTTCCTATAAAATCTTTTAATTTTATAAGATTGAGGATCGGAATACCTTCGGTAAACAGACTGAAAATGATTCCAAAAAGTGCAACTATGGTGAATAAGGAAGCGATGTAGGTGATGCTTTTAAATATTTTTTCTTTATAATTATTCATGAGTTACTCCCGTCATTCTGCCTGCCCTGTGGAATGCAGCTTTGCTGCTGGTTTTTCCAATTCCACCGGGCCTGCCCTGTGGAATGCAGCTTTGCTGCTGATTTTTCCAATTCCACCGGGCCTGCCAAGTCGTAGCAGAGCAAAGGCTGGACGTATCTTGCACGATGTTCTAACGGCTTCGTAATACTTTGCCGTAACAGGTGGGAAGAATTTATTTATCAAAAAATCCTGTTTAGCTCCCCTTCGTAAGGGGAGAAGTCGACGCAGTCGACAGATGGGTTCTGTTAGTTCAATAGTTAATGTTTTAATATTAAACGAACCCCCTCCCAGTGGAATATCCATATGATTCCACGGGATAAATTTTATTCCACCTTCTAAAGGGGACTTATCATTGGGAACCTCAGAAAGACGATTATGATAAATATTATTCATCACTTAATCCTTACATAACCTTGTTCTTCCACGCTTTTCTGTCCTTCTTCCGACAAAATATAATCGATGAATTCCAAAGCGGGTTTGCGAGGTTGGGAAGATGTGTACATATATAATAATCTGGTTAATCTGTATTCATTTGATTGAGCTGTTTCGTTGTTGGGAAAAACACCATCGATGGAAAGAGTTTTCAATTCATCATTCACATATCCCAATCCAATATATCCGATAGCTCCCGGCGTGTAACTTACGGTTGTAGCAACAGCATTATTCGAAGCTAATCGCATGGAATTTTCTTTAACCTGGGAACTGTCTAAAACCACTTCATTGAAAACCAGGAAAGAACCGGAAGAAACATCTCGAGAAATAACAATGATCTCCATGTCTTTTCCTCCAATTTCTTTCCAGTTGTTTATTTTTCCGGAATAGATGGATTTCAATTCTTGCATGCTAAGATTTGTTAAGGGATTATTTTTGTGAACTACAATTGAAATAGCATCTTTGGCGATAGCAGTTTCGATGAGATCGGAGTCCTTTTCCTCCACCAGATCAGCTTCTTTATTGGTTATTCTTCTCGAAGCATTTCCGATATCAATGGTTTGATTGATGGCAGATTTGATGCCAATACTGCTGCCGCCGCCACGTACTGAAATATTGATCTCGGGATTTTTATCCATATAAGCTTCTGCTGCAGCCTGAACGATCGGTAAAATAGTAGTAGAACCGGCAGTATTAATTGTTGTGGATTTCTGGGAACAAGCCAGAACCAAAACCAAAACTGCCACTCCGGCCAGTATCAGGATGAGCAACTTTTTTAATATCATAATATCTTCCTAAATTTAAAAAAACGGGGAGACGGGAAAAGCCTCCCCATTTCGTTAGTTGTTATTTTTAGTTTACGCTGATGAATCCTTGTTCTTCAACGAGTTTCTGTCCTTCGGGGGAAAGGATGAAATCAATGTATTCTTTTACCAGTCCTTTAGGTTTTCCATTTGTGTACATGTGCAATGTTCGAGCTATAGGATAGGATTTATCTTGAATAGTAATTTTTGTAGGCATCACGTTGTTCACTTTCACTACATTCACAGAATTGGTGATATAACCGAGTCCGGCATATCCGATAGCACCTGGTGTGCTTTCTACTGTAGAAACAACAGCATTATTGGAAGCAAGCATCAAAGCACTACTGATTTGGGTAGAACCACTTAGAACCAGAGAGTTGAAAACTTCAAATGTACCGGAAGATACATCACGGCTGATAATAACAATAGGCATAGAAGGTCCGCCAATGTCTTTCCAGTTGCTGATCTTGCCCATATAAATATCTTTAATTTGCTCAACAGTAAGATTTTTTACAAGGTTATCTCTGTGAACAACCATGGCGATTCCGTCGTTTGCCACAACGTTTTCATAAGGATTGATACCGCTTTCACGAGCAGCTGCAATTTCTTTGGCTTTGATATGACGGGAAGCATCACCGATATCTACTGTGCCAGCCATGATGGAAGCGATACCAACGCTTGATCCGCCACCACGAACTGAGATGTTTACATCAGGATTTTGATCCATGAAAATCTCGGCTGTAGCTTGAGCGATTGGAAGTACAGTTGTAGACCCGGAAATTGTGATCTGTTTGCCTTTTTTTGCAAAAACCGGAAAAGCTACCAGGGCTAAAAGGGCTATAATAAGTATAGTTTTTTTCATTTTAATTACCTCAATTTATTTCTTGTTAATTGTTTCGGAGAAGATCCAGCGCAGCTGAACCAGAATCTGGTTTACGGCATCAGATTCATCTTCGAAGGTCGTGGTTTCATAGTTGGCCTGAACAAAAAGTACAGGCTTGTTTTTGCTGTCGCGCAGCATATTGTAATTCACACCGGCGATCAGAGTGTTTTTTCCATCATCATCTGTATCTGTATCAGGATCGTAGATGTCGTAACGAGCAATAATATCGAACGAATTATTAACTTTAAATACAGGCATTACAGAAATCACAGAAGAAGTTACATCGTCCACTGCATCATCGTTTGGCATGGCTTTTACTTTATTCAAATACTGGCCTAAAACGCTGAACGGACCATAAGCAAACTTGGCAACGCCAGCCATCATGTTGTATTCTTCACGAGCTGGATTGTCGATCATATTTCCGGTTCCATCATCTACTTCCTTGTCTTTGACAGTTTTGATCATATAAGAACCGCCGAGAGTAAGACCAACGATCGGAGTTACACGGATGTTTCCCAGGAAGTTCATGTCTTTGTTGATATCACCTGCTGTTTTCTTGTAGCCTTCACCGTTGTAAACTGCCAGAGCATAAGTTCCCAAGCCGTTTGGAAGATAACCGCTGAATCCCATACCATAATCTGTGGAGCTGACAAATTTGTACTTGTCAGATGGATCTTTTTCGATGGTTGTGTAGTTCCAATCATAGATCGTTCCAAAATAAGTTTTCATCAAGCCAACAGTAACTTTACTGTTTTTTACGGGAATAAGTTCGCTGAAATCAAGATAAGCATACTTCAGCTTCATACCAACACCGTCGCCCACATCGTCGCTGAAAAAATCCAGATTGAAGCGTCCCTTGATTTTTCCCGTGAATTTAGGTTCTAAACGCAAATAACCTCTTTTCAGTGCCATCTCATTTTTCTGAACTTCACCGTCGATTGTTTCATAACTCCAACGATTCCAAAGTTCCATTTTAAGTTTGGTTTCTGCATTCAAAATACCAAAAGCAACAATTGCCAAAATAACGATAAAAAGTGTTTTTTTCACTCTTTCCTCCTTTTTTTTAAGATGCTGTTGCATCATTTTTTTTCACACCCTGTTGTACGATGCGAAAGTTAAAGAAGTATAAACGAATTGTTAAGATTGTGTTAAGAAGGATGCTAACATACTGCAATATAGATCATTAGTCTTTGGAAAATATAATATTTAAAATTACATATTTTTTTCAACATCATAAAATATTTGACACATT from Candidatus Cloacimonadota bacterium includes these protein-coding regions:
- a CDS encoding PstS family phosphate ABC transporter substrate-binding protein — encoded protein: MKKTILIIALLALVAFPVFAKKGKQITISGSTTVLPIAQATAEIFMDQNPDVNISVRGGGSSVGIASIMAGTVDIGDASRHIKAKEIAAARESGINPYENVVANDGIAMVVHRDNLVKNLTVEQIKDIYMGKISNWKDIGGPSMPIVIISRDVSSGTFEVFNSLVLSGSTQISSALMLASNNAVVSTVESTPGAIGYAGLGYITNSVNVVKVNNVMPTKITIQDKSYPIARTLHMYTNGKPKGLVKEYIDFILSPEGQKLVEEQGFISVN
- a CDS encoding OprO/OprP family phosphate-selective porin: MKKTLFIVILAIVAFGILNAETKLKMELWNRWSYETIDGEVQKNEMALKRGYLRLEPKFTGKIKGRFNLDFFSDDVGDGVGMKLKYAYLDFSELIPVKNSKVTVGLMKTYFGTIYDWNYTTIEKDPSDKYKFVSSTDYGMGFSGYLPNGLGTYALAVYNGEGYKKTAGDINKDMNFLGNIRVTPIVGLTLGGSYMIKTVKDKEVDDGTGNMIDNPAREEYNMMAGVAKFAYGPFSVLGQYLNKVKAMPNDDAVDDVTSSVISVMPVFKVNNSFDIIARYDIYDPDTDTDDDGKNTLIAGVNYNMLRDSKNKPVLFVQANYETTTFEDESDAVNQILVQLRWIFSETINKK
- the pstC gene encoding phosphate ABC transporter permease subunit PstC — its product is MNNYKEKIFKSITYIASLFTIVALFGIIFSLFTEGIPILNLIKLKDFIGSTKWHPTMYPPDFGILSLIVGSLVVTAGALVISIPLGLGSAIYISEIAGPRTKEIIKPIIELLAGIPSVVYGLFGMAFLSPFLIKVFGIPTGLNALSASIILGIMVVPIVSSMSEDALSTVPKSLREASLALGANRWETIVRVVLPAARSGVLGSIILGFGRAIGETMVVIMVAGGAAQIPTSMFDPVRPMTATIAAEMGETVFGSPHFHALFGIAVVLFIITFITNLITEFVFQKKRNQT
- a CDS encoding phosphate ABC transporter substrate-binding protein, whose translation is MILKKLLILILAGVAVLVLVLACSQKSTTINTAGSTTILPIVQAAAEAYMDKNPEINISVRGGGSSIGIKSAINQTIDIGNASRRITNKEADLVEEKDSDLIETAIAKDAISIVVHKNNPLTNLSMQELKSIYSGKINNWKEIGGKDMEIIVISRDVSSGSFLVFNEVVLDSSQVKENSMRLASNNAVATTVSYTPGAIGYIGLGYVNDELKTLSIDGVFPNNETAQSNEYRLTRLLYMYTSSQPRKPALEFIDYILSEEGQKSVEEQGYVRIK
- the pstA gene encoding phosphate ABC transporter permease PstA; its protein translation is MNKRELKQFLGVNALRLFIAITAIFLIMFLYVIFSKGGKVVTWSFLTESPRRFMTEGGIFPAIMGTFYLTILSILIALPLGVFTAIYMVSYAKPAWFVKLVRIAVNTLAGVPSIIYGLFGMAVFVQLFQMDVSMLAGSLTLAILALPVMINASEEALRSVPHDFREASLALGATERQTILRVILPTALPNILTGAIISIGRVAGETAPILFTAATFYTRHLPTSVMDEVMALPYHIYALMTEGAHADKQVPIAYGTAVVLLALVLLVSTVAIIIRYNIRKKRKW